A region of Bacteroidota bacterium DNA encodes the following proteins:
- a CDS encoding aldehyde dehydrogenase family protein, with translation MAKTKTPAESSKSNGKKPVAPPVAKTSAKAETVAKASPKAAPIAKATTKPVAAAKPLTPPAPSNGKETKAATAPPKNVRLNVQKTYKLYIGGAFPRTESGRYIGFKNAAGELIANYCRGSRKDFRNAVVVARNAFNGWANRAHFNRGQILYRIAEMMEGRRAQFTAELVDQGLTFDAAENEVSAAIDRMVYYAGWCDKYQQIFSSVNAVSSSHFDFSMQEAMGVISVFAPKEHGLLGLVSVVAPLIAGGNTVIVLASELYPLTAITFAEVINSSDVPGGVVNILTGLQSELKDHFSTHMDVNGMVYAGKDSALIATLQKNATNNVKRILVNKTEDWFADTAQSPYLIAEAQEVKTTWHPVGV, from the coding sequence ATGGCAAAGACAAAAACACCAGCGGAAAGCAGCAAAAGCAACGGCAAGAAGCCCGTTGCACCACCTGTTGCGAAGACATCGGCCAAGGCCGAAACGGTAGCCAAGGCTTCGCCCAAGGCCGCGCCGATCGCCAAGGCGACGACGAAGCCGGTTGCGGCAGCAAAGCCCCTGACCCCGCCCGCTCCAAGCAACGGAAAGGAAACAAAAGCCGCTACCGCCCCGCCGAAGAATGTGCGCTTGAACGTCCAAAAGACCTACAAGCTCTACATCGGCGGCGCCTTTCCCCGCACCGAATCCGGACGCTACATCGGCTTCAAAAATGCCGCTGGCGAACTCATCGCCAACTATTGCCGTGGCTCCCGCAAAGACTTCCGCAATGCCGTGGTCGTTGCCCGTAATGCCTTTAACGGCTGGGCCAACCGCGCCCATTTCAACCGCGGGCAGATCCTCTACCGCATCGCGGAGATGATGGAAGGCCGCCGTGCCCAGTTCACCGCCGAACTCGTGGACCAAGGTTTGACCTTCGATGCTGCCGAAAACGAAGTTTCCGCAGCCATCGACCGCATGGTCTACTACGCAGGATGGTGCGACAAGTACCAACAGATTTTCAGTTCGGTGAATGCCGTCTCGTCCAGTCATTTTGACTTCTCGATGCAGGAAGCAATGGGTGTGATTTCGGTGTTTGCGCCGAAGGAACATGGTTTGCTCGGGCTCGTTTCTGTCGTCGCGCCGCTCATTGCAGGAGGCAACACGGTGATCGTTTTGGCTTCCGAGCTGTATCCGCTCACCGCGATCACATTCGCGGAGGTGATCAACAGCAGCGACGTCCCAGGCGGGGTCGTCAACATCCTCACGGGCCTCCAATCCGAACTGAAAGACCATTTCTCGACCCACATGGATGTCAATGGAATGGTCTATGCCGGTAAAGACAGCGCATTGATCGCTACCCTTCAGAAAAATGCGACCAACAACGTCAAGCGCATCCTCGTGAACAAAACTGAGGATTGGTTTGCCGATACCGCTCAAAGTCCTTACTTGATTGCTGAAGCGCAGGAGGTGAAGACGACTTGGCACCCGGTGGGAGTTTGA